The genome window AACACATCTTTACCATACTTTTCTGCAGAGTTCATGCATGCAAGTGCGCTGTCATCACCAACAAATCCCTGGACAATTATCGCATCTGTTCCCGCCTCAAATGTAACATCTGCTATTTTTCGATTGGTTGCAGGTATATCTGCAACTTTAAAATCTGCAATTATGCTGCAGTTAAATTCTTCTTTAATGGCCGTTATAGACTGAAGCCCCTCACTTAAAACCAGAGGATAACCTATTTTAATTGTATTTAAATAGTCTGAAACACTTTCAACAATCCTAAGTGCTTCTGTCCTATTTAAAACATCAAGAGCTAGAATTATATCATTTTCAACTTCCATAATTTTAGTATATTAGACTAGTTTAAATGATTTTCCAATTGGCCAAATACATTTAAATTAGTTTCTCATCTGCATTTACATCCAACACTGCATAAGTTAATCACTTATTAAGTGAATAACTTGTTAATCCTTAATTCAAAATTTAAAAATTAACACAATGATAGTTTAAAATTTTAATAAAAAAGTTCCTTTAAACAGGTAATATATCCCGGACACTGAAAGGAGACATCAGTGTCCAGGAAAGTTCAGTGGTCCAATTAATAATAAGTTTGTACTTATTAATAAATTTTACCTTTTAATACATGGCATGTTAAATAGCATTTCCTTTTATCAATTTTTCCAGCTGCCTTAGAATGCAAAATCAACTAATAGAAGATAACCCAAAACAGAT of Methanobacterium bryantii contains these proteins:
- the pyrF gene encoding orotidine-5'-phosphate decarboxylase, with translation MEVENDIILALDVLNRTEALRIVESVSDYLNTIKIGYPLVLSEGLQSITAIKEEFNCSIIADFKVADIPATNRKIADVTFEAGTDAIIVQGFVGDDSALACMNSAEKYGKDVFLLTEMSHPGASMFLQQHAEDIAKMGVDLGITNFVGPSTKLDRLEKIRSVIGKDSFLISPGVGTQGGDPKDTLKFADALIVGRSIYLSEDPKKAVEDIIGSIKS